In Clarias gariepinus isolate MV-2021 ecotype Netherlands chromosome 1, CGAR_prim_01v2, whole genome shotgun sequence, one DNA window encodes the following:
- the tyms gene encoding thymidylate synthase, protein MPATSEICTTAEEQQSGQDPAVFSLFCDERGYLNQIQYILQTGVRKGDRTGTGVISVFGLQARYSLRDQFPLLTTKRVFWKGILEELLWFIKGSTNAKELSEKGVKIWDANGSREFLDKNGFTEREEGDLGPVYGFQWRHFGAEYKDMHSDYSGQGVDQLQKVIDTIKSNPEDRRIIMCAWNPKDLPLMALPPCHALCQFYVSDGELSCQLYQRSGDIGLGVPFNIASYALLTYMIAHITGLKPGDFVHTLGDAHIYLNHIEPLKVQLQRKPRPFPKLKILRNVERIDDFRAEDFEICDYDPYPTIKMQMAV, encoded by the exons ATGCCTGCCACGAGTGAGATCTGCACGACCGCAGAGGAGCAGCAGAGCGGGCAGGACCCCGCTGTATTCTCGCTGTTCTGCGACGAGCGCGGATATCTCAACCAGATTCAATACATTCTGCAGACAGGAGTGAGGAAGGGCGACCGCACAGGGACAGGAGTTATCTCTGTGTTCGGCCTACAGGCCAGATACAGCCTGCGAG atcaGTTTCCTCTGCTAACTACCAAGCGTGTTTTCTGGAAGGGGATTTTAGAGGAGCTGTTGTGGTTCATTAAG GGTTCAACTAATGCAAAAGAGCTTTCAGAGAAGGGTGTGAAGATCTGGGATGCCAACGGCTCGCGGGAGTTTCTTGATAAGAATGGATTCACTGAGCGTGAGGAAGGCGACTTGGGCCCTGTGTACGGCTTCCAATGGAGACATTTTGGAGCagagtacaaagacatgcatagtG ATTACTCTGGCCAAGGTGTTGACCAGTTACAAAAAGTCATCGACACCATCAAGTCCAATCCTGAGGACAGGAGGATCATCATGTGTGCCTGGAATCCTAAAG ATCTGCCCCTGATGGCTCTTCCACCTTGCCATGCTTTGTGCCAATTTTATGTCTCCGATGGTGAGCTGTCATGCCAATTATACCAGCGTTCAGGAGACATTGGCCTGGGTGTCCCCTTCAACATTGCCAGCTATGCCCTACTCACCTACATGATCGCGCATATCACAGGGCTCAAG CCTGGTGACTTTGTGCACACTCTTGGTGATGCCCACATCTACCTCAACCACATCGAGCCTCTAAAAGTGCAG CTTCAGAGGAAGCCACGTCCTTTCCCTAAACTGAAGATCCTTCGCAATGTGGAACGCATTGATGATTTCCGAGCTGAGGATTTTGAGATATGCGACTATGATCCATACCCCACCATCAAGATGCAGATGGCAGTTTAA